One genomic region from Microbacterium sediminis encodes:
- a CDS encoding SAF domain-containing protein, which translates to MSQTVTVEAPGSAPRVEQPNEAPTIAPVRTRRSAIWIAAAIAIVLLGAIAGGVGYNIVSQTNQVLVVQHDIARGSVIAEADLTTIAISEGQNTEAIPVDRANEILGKIAAVDIPAGGLVTAASVTDALAAPDGRAVVGISLKPEQLPLQRLHAGDEVILVPLSNQATAAGAPIEVDIDQTIPAVISQVTYPADSGSGSTIRAVVDVYVNAQLAPQVSAAAAAGAIAVYVAPATGTSQTQESDDETGEGE; encoded by the coding sequence ATGAGCCAGACCGTCACCGTGGAGGCTCCCGGGAGCGCGCCGCGCGTGGAGCAGCCGAACGAGGCTCCGACCATTGCTCCGGTGCGCACCCGGCGCTCGGCGATCTGGATCGCCGCCGCCATCGCGATCGTGCTGCTCGGCGCGATCGCCGGCGGCGTCGGCTACAACATCGTCAGCCAGACCAATCAGGTCCTCGTCGTGCAGCACGACATCGCACGCGGAAGCGTGATCGCCGAGGCCGACCTGACCACGATCGCCATCTCGGAGGGGCAGAACACCGAGGCGATCCCCGTCGACCGTGCGAACGAGATCCTGGGCAAGATCGCCGCGGTCGACATCCCCGCCGGCGGCCTCGTCACCGCAGCGTCCGTCACCGACGCACTCGCCGCACCCGACGGGCGCGCGGTCGTCGGCATCAGCCTCAAGCCCGAGCAGCTCCCGCTGCAGCGGCTGCACGCTGGCGACGAGGTCATCCTGGTGCCGCTGAGCAACCAGGCCACCGCTGCTGGCGCACCGATCGAGGTGGACATCGACCAGACCATCCCGGCCGTCATCTCCCAGGTGACCTACCCGGCCGACTCCGGATCCGGATCGACGATCCGCGCCGTGGTCGACGTCTACGTCAACGCGCAGCTCGCCCCGCAGGTCAGCGCCGCCGCGGCGGCCGGCGCCATCGCCGTCTACGTCGCCCCGGCCACCGGCACCTCACAGACGCAGGAGAGCGACGACGAGACCGGCGAGGGGGAGTAG
- a CDS encoding CpaF/VirB11 family protein, which produces MADDQIPEIEISTRPFLGDLFAGNPTGGNLEPQRDPRTAAPYIQEVPQFRERSRENSHLLAAATGRPHLHAVQENEPAPMLRSRRNDPPAIVHDSPDLGEIRAEGYLEVDWDLVQRLTRELELDDSGGARPRHTFEVATASAGPETAFERNALVKIKESVNRHAEYLSMSKGSDYAWGEITRAHYVQAIFDTAFRYGRLQQYLRENDVEDLSVVGHDNVMVTKGDGTRHQRPPIADSDDELEEMIATIAQQRGRSFARPAGHIDLDIGGARLSATAKEISEETTLTIRKHNLVDIDLDELVAKNMLTVEMADFLRAAVAANLTILVAGYPGVGKTTFLRALAACLPWEEKLVTIETERELYLNRLRKRHSQVEPLQYIPAQFAGSDAAAAVYSLADCFNKSLRSSAQRILMGEMRGPEAVVVIKVLQAGKGAMSTVHARSADDAIHRFADMLMGEQGLSDDTVPLRQILRSVDLILYLDMLPLPGGKRRRLVSEIAEVRNNDKGEPMAANLFAWDWDRGLYVRPEKEPSPELARALRRHGYDFGAGRVS; this is translated from the coding sequence ATGGCCGACGACCAGATCCCCGAGATCGAGATCTCCACCCGCCCCTTCCTCGGCGACCTCTTCGCCGGGAACCCCACGGGCGGCAACCTCGAGCCCCAGCGCGACCCGAGGACCGCAGCGCCCTACATCCAGGAAGTCCCGCAGTTCCGGGAGCGCAGCCGCGAGAACTCCCACCTTCTCGCCGCAGCGACCGGGCGTCCCCATCTGCATGCTGTGCAGGAGAACGAGCCGGCCCCGATGCTGCGCTCACGCCGCAACGACCCGCCCGCAATCGTCCACGACTCCCCGGACCTCGGTGAGATCCGAGCGGAGGGGTACCTCGAGGTCGACTGGGATCTCGTGCAGCGCCTCACTCGCGAGCTCGAGCTCGACGACTCCGGGGGAGCGCGGCCGCGGCACACCTTCGAGGTCGCGACCGCCTCGGCCGGTCCCGAGACCGCCTTCGAGCGCAACGCACTCGTGAAGATCAAGGAGAGCGTCAACCGCCACGCGGAGTACCTGTCCATGTCCAAGGGCTCCGACTACGCCTGGGGCGAGATCACCCGCGCCCACTACGTGCAGGCCATCTTCGACACGGCCTTCCGATACGGGCGACTGCAGCAGTACCTGCGTGAGAACGACGTCGAAGACCTCTCGGTCGTCGGCCACGACAACGTCATGGTCACCAAGGGCGACGGCACCCGCCACCAGCGACCCCCGATCGCCGACAGCGACGACGAGCTCGAGGAGATGATCGCCACCATCGCCCAGCAGCGCGGCCGATCGTTCGCCCGCCCCGCCGGGCACATCGACCTCGACATCGGCGGCGCGCGCCTGTCGGCGACTGCCAAGGAGATCAGCGAGGAAACGACCCTCACCATCCGCAAGCACAACCTCGTCGACATCGACCTGGACGAGCTCGTCGCCAAGAACATGCTCACCGTGGAGATGGCCGACTTCCTCCGCGCCGCGGTCGCCGCCAACCTCACCATCCTCGTCGCCGGATACCCCGGCGTCGGCAAGACCACGTTCCTGCGCGCGCTGGCGGCATGCCTGCCCTGGGAAGAGAAGCTCGTGACGATCGAGACCGAGCGCGAGCTGTACCTGAACCGGCTGCGCAAGCGTCACAGCCAGGTCGAACCGCTGCAGTACATCCCGGCGCAGTTCGCCGGCAGCGATGCAGCCGCAGCGGTGTACTCCCTGGCCGACTGCTTCAACAAGTCGCTGCGATCCAGCGCCCAACGGATCCTGATGGGCGAGATGCGCGGCCCCGAAGCCGTCGTCGTGATCAAGGTGCTGCAGGCCGGTAAGGGCGCGATGTCCACCGTCCACGCCCGCAGCGCCGACGACGCCATCCACCGCTTCGCCGACATGCTGATGGGCGAGCAGGGGCTCTCCGACGACACCGTCCCGCTGCGGCAGATCCTCCGCTCGGTCGACCTGATCCTCTACCTGGACATGCTGCCGCTGCCGGGAGGCAAGCGCCGCCGCCTGGTCAGCGAGATCGCCGAGGTCCGCAACAACGACAAGGGCGAGCCGATGGCCGCGAACCTGTTCGCCTGGGACTGGGACCGGGGGCTGTACGTCCGCCCAGAGAAGGAGCCCTCCCCGGAGCTGGCGCGCGCGCTGCGCCGCCACGGGTACGACTTCGGAGCGGGGAGGGTGTCATGA
- a CDS encoding type II secretion system F family protein: protein MILFGIAAGALVALGLVMFVGWFRPAPPKPVTSRNKTKPRLSQRWAALPAKTKNTVIIGVVVGVAAALITSIPLLIVAVPLAMVGLPALLGKPSNRDTDMVLALEAWARSLASTAETGQFTLREVIGVSRAAAPEILRDPIERLYARMSTTWSSKEALRAFADELDSADADEVVIYLIQAAQFSSGGLSRALSTNADALAQSAKLRIDTLAERDRPRQVLQQMTIIATVISAAVLAMGGQMMSFYRTPVGGVVLTVLLGLFVLCLIWGKQTAKSRPDPRIVLSKTIEEQLA from the coding sequence ATGATCCTCTTCGGGATCGCCGCCGGCGCGCTGGTCGCACTCGGCTTGGTGATGTTCGTCGGCTGGTTCCGGCCGGCGCCGCCCAAGCCCGTCACCTCGCGCAACAAGACCAAGCCCCGTCTCTCTCAGCGCTGGGCGGCACTGCCGGCGAAGACGAAGAACACCGTCATCATCGGCGTCGTCGTCGGCGTGGCCGCCGCGCTAATCACGAGCATCCCACTGCTGATCGTCGCCGTGCCGCTCGCGATGGTGGGCCTGCCCGCGCTGCTCGGCAAGCCCAGCAACCGCGACACCGACATGGTGCTGGCCCTCGAAGCCTGGGCGCGCTCGCTCGCCTCCACCGCGGAAACCGGCCAGTTCACGCTCCGCGAGGTCATCGGAGTCAGCCGCGCCGCCGCTCCCGAGATCCTCCGCGACCCGATCGAACGCCTCTACGCACGCATGTCGACCACCTGGTCATCCAAGGAAGCCCTGCGAGCGTTCGCGGACGAGCTGGACTCCGCTGACGCCGACGAGGTCGTGATCTACCTGATCCAGGCCGCACAGTTCTCCTCCGGCGGTCTCTCCCGCGCCCTGAGCACCAATGCCGACGCGCTTGCCCAGTCCGCGAAGCTCCGCATCGACACGCTCGCCGAGCGTGACCGTCCCCGCCAGGTGCTGCAGCAGATGACGATCATCGCCACCGTCATCTCGGCCGCGGTGCTCGCCATGGGCGGGCAGATGATGTCGTTCTACCGCACCCCGGTGGGCGGAGTGGTCCTGACCGTCCTGCTCGGCCTGTTCGTGCTGTGCCTCATCTGGGGCAAGCAGACCGCGAAGTCCCGCCCCGACCCGCGCATCGTTCTCAGCAAGACGATCGAGGAGCAGCTGGCATGA
- a CDS encoding pilus assembly protein TadG-related protein produces the protein MRLVPFTVITWLGILLIAGVVLDGGLRVSTLQDAQGVAQSAARAGTNAATGTSVNGDAFDINASMAITAAQNYLTSAGMTGTTTVDGDTVTVTVETTYTPLLLNFGPVTVEATGTARLIGG, from the coding sequence ATGCGACTCGTCCCGTTCACCGTGATCACCTGGCTCGGCATCCTCCTCATCGCCGGCGTCGTCCTCGACGGCGGCCTGCGCGTGTCCACGCTGCAGGATGCCCAGGGCGTCGCTCAATCCGCCGCGCGGGCCGGAACCAACGCCGCGACCGGCACCAGCGTCAACGGCGATGCCTTCGACATCAACGCCTCCATGGCGATCACCGCCGCACAGAACTACCTCACCTCGGCCGGCATGACCGGCACCACCACCGTCGACGGCGACACCGTCACCGTCACCGTCGAGACGACCTACACGCCGCTGCTGCTCAACTTCGGGCCCGTGACCGTCGAGGCCACCGGAACCGCACGGCTTATTGGAGGCTAG
- a CDS encoding TadE/TadG family type IV pilus assembly protein — MIRRLTHRILRDERGDIDEVPAWTVTALGTLTLILFVVFVGRAAYASNTIQAAANAAARDASISRTAEIAVPNAQAVAYASLGGVTCIDSDVQIGGNGLSTGLGQTGTVTATITCTINMSDLVIPGAPGSLTITKTATSPVDPYRAR; from the coding sequence ATGATCCGACGACTCACCCACCGCATCCTCCGGGACGAGCGCGGCGACATCGACGAAGTCCCGGCCTGGACCGTCACGGCACTGGGCACCCTCACGCTGATCCTGTTCGTCGTTTTCGTCGGCCGCGCCGCGTACGCCTCCAACACCATCCAGGCCGCAGCAAACGCCGCCGCCCGCGACGCCTCCATCTCCCGCACCGCCGAGATCGCCGTCCCCAACGCCCAGGCCGTCGCCTACGCCTCCCTCGGCGGCGTCACGTGCATCGACTCGGACGTGCAGATCGGCGGCAACGGACTGTCCACCGGCCTCGGCCAGACCGGCACCGTCACCGCAACCATCACCTGCACCATCAACATGAGCGACCTCGTCATCCCCGGCGCCCCCGGATCGCTCACGATCACCAAGACCGCCACAAGCCCCGTCGACCCCTACCGAGCGAGGTGA
- a CDS encoding winged helix-turn-helix domain-containing protein, producing the protein MGNASLPAESHRPDRIDLMLPEPLDAIDTFGMPAVRAGIVRAAAANGSVTAEQLMSDLSVSRSTITYHIKPLVAAGLLVPNADPTRAGARSGFNRLIWSIDRAALDAHLKALEAELTGSPRSE; encoded by the coding sequence ATGGGCAACGCTTCCCTCCCGGCCGAGAGCCACCGCCCTGACAGAATCGATCTCATGCTTCCCGAGCCTCTCGACGCCATCGACACGTTCGGGATGCCCGCCGTGCGTGCCGGCATCGTCCGCGCGGCCGCGGCGAACGGATCCGTCACCGCCGAGCAGCTGATGTCGGATCTCAGCGTGAGCCGCAGCACGATCACCTACCACATCAAGCCCCTCGTCGCGGCGGGACTCCTGGTGCCGAACGCCGACCCGACGCGAGCCGGCGCCCGGTCGGGTTTCAACAGGCTCATCTGGTCGATCGACCGCGCTGCACTGGACGCGCATCTCAAGGCATTGGAAGCGGAACTGACAGGCAGCCCCCGCTCCGAGTGA